Within Actinoplanes sp. L3-i22, the genomic segment CGCTGGAGACCGCGGACGTGCCGACGTTCTACTGCATCGCGCCGGCCCCGGCCGGCTGGCCGGCCGAGCGGGTCCGCAGCTTCTACCGGGAGTACAACGACGAGATGATCCGGAACCTCACGGTCCACGAGGCGATGCCGGGTCACTTCCTGCAGCTGGCGCACGCCCGGCGGTTCCGGGGGAGCAGCCCGGTGCGGGCGCTGGGCTGGTCCGGGCCGTTCGTCGAGGGCTGGGCGGTCTACGCCGAGGAGGTGATGGCCGGCCTCGGCTTCGGCGGGGCACCGGTCCGGCTGCAGCAGCTCAAGATGCAGCTGCGGATGAGCCTGAACGCGATCATCGACCAGTTGGTGCACTGCGACGGGCTGGCCGAGGCCGAGGCGATGGAGCTGATGACCGGGCGTGGCTTCCAGGAGGAGGGCGAGGCCGCCGGGAAGTGGCGTCGCGCGCTGCTCACCTCGACCCAGCTGTCGACGTACTTCGTGGGCTGGACCGAGATCGCGGCGATCGCGGCGGCCCGCCCGTTCGGCGCGACCCCGAAGGCCTGGCACGACGCGATGCTCGCGCACGGGTCGCCGCCGCCGCGTCACCTGCGGGGGCTGCTCGGGGTCTGAGCGGCGGCCGGGAAAGCATTCACGGAAAGCCGCCGGGCCGGGATAATGGAATTGTTCGTCTGCCGTTTGTTCAGGCCGACTCGGCGGTTTTGGTACGCATCAGCAGTTGATGCCGCATGACATAACGTCGAATGATCTTCGCGTCCGACTCCGACGGGTCGTAGAGGGCCACCATCTCGACCGACAACGGCCCCCGGACCGGCACCTGCTGGCGCATCGCGCTGGCCTTGGTCACCGTGCCGGTCACCTCCACCACGTCCGGTCCGAGCTGGGCCCGGAGCGCCACCTCGTGACCCGGCCGCACCTCGACGTCGGTGAAGTGGGCGCGTACCGACCGCTCGCTGATGTCGTGGATCCAGCCGATGATGTCCGGGTGGCCGGACCGGGTCATCACGATCGGCTCACCGCCGCCGCCGCGCACGTAGAGCCGGTTCTGGGTGATCTCCGGATCGCCCACGAAACGCAGGTCGACCCGGTTCTCGTCGATCGCGGCCACCGCGGCGGCCACCTGGTAACGGCCGCGCGGCGCGGCCGACCAGCGCAGGGTCACCGTGGAGCCGATCAGCGGCACGTGGGCACGGGGAAGCGAGACGGTCACGGCCGCGGGGGTGGCGGTCACGACCCGGACGCCGGGGTGGATATCGCCACCGGCCTCCATCTCGACGCGTGAGCCGTCCTCGGGAAACAGGCTGCTGCTCATAGTGCCCACTGTTTCGGCAGGCCGGGCGCGGTTGTGAGACATACCGGCCGGTGAAGTTGGGCGGGCGGCCGAACGCGCGGCCGGTCGGCTCGATACGCTCACAGGCGTGGTCGGCCCGCAGGGTCGCGGACCGAAACGGTATTCGTACAACGCTTAGGGAGCGACACCACAAATGGCCACCATTGAAGCGATCGTCGCCCGCGAGATCCTGGATTCCCGGGGCAACCCGACCGTCGAGGTCGAGGTCGGCCTGGACGACGGCACCGTCGGCCGCGCCGCGGTTCCGTCCGGCGCCTCCACCGGCGCGTTCGAGGCCCACGAGCTGCGTGACGGCGACAAGGGCCGGTACCTCGGCAAAGGCGTCGAGAAGGCGGTCGCCAACATCGAGGACAAGATCGCCGACGAGCTGATCGGTTACGAGGCGAGCGAGCAGCGCCTGATCGACCAGAAGATGCTCGACCTGGACGGCACCGACACCAAGGCGGAGCTGGGCGCCAACGCGATCCTGGGCGTCTCGCTGGCCGTCGCGAAGGCCGCCGCGCTCTCCGCCGAGCTCCCGCTGTTCCGCTACATCGGCGGCCCGAACGCCGCGCTGCTGCCGGTTCCGATGATGAACATCGTGAACGGTGGCGCCCACGCCGACTCGAACGTCGACGTGCAGGAGTTCATGATCGCCCCGATCGGCGCGCCGACCTTCCGCGAGGCGCTGCGTACCGGCGCCGAGGTCTACCACGCGCTGAAGTCGGTCCTGAAGAAGAAGGGCCTCTCCACCGGCCTGGGCGACGAGGGCGGCTTCGCGCCGAACCTGCCGGCCAACGCCGCCGCGCTGGACCTGATCGCGGAGGCCGTCGAGGCCGCCGGCTTCTCCCTGGGCAGCGACATCGTGCTGGCCATGGACGTCGCCGCGACCGAGTTCTACAAGGACGGGGCGTACGTTTTCGAGGGCTCCCCGAAGTCGACCGACGAGATGATCGCGTACTACGCGAAGCTCGCCGCCGACTACCCGATCGTCTCCATCGAGGACCCGCTGGCCGAGGACGACTGGGCCGGCTGGAGCGCGATGACCGAGGAGCTCGGCACCAAGATCCAGATCGTCGGCGACGACCTGTTCGTCACCAACCCGCAGCGCATCGCCCGCGGCATCGCCGAGGCGGCCGGCAACGCGGTCCTGGTCAAGGTGAACCAGATCGGCTCGGTCACCGAGACGCTGGACGCCGTGGACCTGGCCCACCGGGCCGGTTTCAAGACGATGATGTCGCACCGCTCCGGTGAGACCGAGGACACCACGATCGCCGACCTCGCGGTCGCGGTCGGCTCCGGCCAGATCAAGACCGGCGCACCGGCCCGTTCGGACCGGGTCGCCAAGTACAACCAGCTGCTGCGCATCGAGGAGCAGCTGGAGAGCGCCGCGCGGTACGCCGGCGCGGGTGCGTTCCCGCGTTACCGGGTCGGCTAAGACCCGAGCGACAATCATGGTGTGTGGCACCCGACCCCGTTCGGGTGCCACAATCCGTGACGGTCGTGGGGAGGGGTGGAGATGACACAGCGTCGCATGCCGAGCGGTCAGGGCCCGTCCCGTCGTTCGGGTGGCGCGAGTGGCCGCCCCGGCACGTCCCGCACGCGTGACACCGGTGCGATCCGGATCGAGGCCCGCCCGACCGTCCGGGTGCCGACGTCGCGCACCGCGCGGCCGACCGGCTCCCGCCGCACCTCGCAGTCCGGCGGCCCCAACGCCAAGCGGACCGAGGCGCCCCGCCCCCGCGCGCTGACCGGCCGGGCCACCATCCTGCTCGCGGTCTTCGTGGTCCTGGCCCTGGCCTACACGTACCCCATCCGGGTGTACCTGCAGCAGGAGTCGGAGATCGCCCAGCTGGAGCGGGCCCAGGCCGCGCAGCGCGCCGACATCGCGAAGACGGCCCAGGAGCTGGAGAAGTGGCGCGATCCGGAGTACATCCGGATCCAGGCCCGCAAGGAGCTCTACTACGTCCGTCGCGGCGAGGCGCCCCTGCTGGTCTTCGACGACCCGGGCGCCGCGGCCCGCGAATCCGACCAGAAAGCCCCGGCGGCCGTCCCGGACCGCTGGTACGACACGCTGTGGAACAGCGTCCGAGCCGCAGACGCGGAGCCCTCGAACTGATGGATGCACCAGACCCCGCCGATCTCGACATCGTGGCGGCCCAGCTCGGCCGCCCACCCCGCGGCACCCGGGCGATCGCGCACCGCTGCCCGTGCGGCAACCCGGACGTGGTGGAGACCGCCCCCAGGTTGGCCGACGGCACCCCGTTCCCCACGATGTACTACCTGACCTGTCCACACGCCACAGCCGCGTGCAGCCGGCTGGAGTCGGCCGGCGTGATGCGGGACATGCAGGAGCGCCTGAGCACCGATCCGGAGCTGGCGGCGCACTACGCGAAGGCGCATCAGGACTACCTGGACCGTCGCCAGGCCATCGACGACGTGCCGGAGATCCGTAACGTCTCGGCCGGCGGGATGCCGGACCGGGTGAAGTGCCTGCATGTCCATCTCGGTCACGCGCTCGCCGCGGGCCGCGGGGTGAACCCGTTCGGCGACGAGGTGCGGGACGCGGTCGAGCCGTGGTGGATCGACGGTCCCTGCGTCAAGCCGCAACCGGACGAATGATGATCCGGCGGGCCCGGACCGGGGACGTGCGGGCGATCCGGTCGCTGGTCGACACGTACACCACCGATCGCCGGCTGCTCAGCAAGGCGACCGTGACGCTCTTCGAGTCCGTCCAGGAGTTCTGGGTGGCTACCGACGAGGCGGACGGCTCGGTGGTCGGCTGCGGCGCCCTGCACGTGATGTGGGAGGACCTGGCGGAGATCCGCACGGTCGCGGTGCACCCGAGCCGGCGTGGCCAGCGGCTCGGTCACCAGATCGTCGCCGCGCTCCTCGATCAGGCCCGTGAGCTGGGCGTGCGCCGGGTCTTCTGCCTGACGTTCGAGACCCGGTTCTTCGGCTCGTTCGGGTTCACCGAGATCGACGGGGCGCCGGTGCCGCACGCCGTCTACGAGCAGCTGCTGCGGTCGTACGACGAGGGCGTCGCCGAGTTCCTGGACCTGGAACGGGTCAAGCCGAACACCCTGGGGAACACGAGAATGCTGCTGCACCTATGAGGGTCGCCGCCATCGACTGCGGGACC encodes:
- the eno gene encoding phosphopyruvate hydratase, translating into MATIEAIVAREILDSRGNPTVEVEVGLDDGTVGRAAVPSGASTGAFEAHELRDGDKGRYLGKGVEKAVANIEDKIADELIGYEASEQRLIDQKMLDLDGTDTKAELGANAILGVSLAVAKAAALSAELPLFRYIGGPNAALLPVPMMNIVNGGAHADSNVDVQEFMIAPIGAPTFREALRTGAEVYHALKSVLKKKGLSTGLGDEGGFAPNLPANAAALDLIAEAVEAAGFSLGSDIVLAMDVAATEFYKDGAYVFEGSPKSTDEMIAYYAKLAADYPIVSIEDPLAEDDWAGWSAMTEELGTKIQIVGDDLFVTNPQRIARGIAEAAGNAVLVKVNQIGSVTETLDAVDLAHRAGFKTMMSHRSGETEDTTIADLAVAVGSGQIKTGAPARSDRVAKYNQLLRIEEQLESAARYAGAGAFPRYRVG
- a CDS encoding septum formation initiator family protein — its product is MTQRRMPSGQGPSRRSGGASGRPGTSRTRDTGAIRIEARPTVRVPTSRTARPTGSRRTSQSGGPNAKRTEAPRPRALTGRATILLAVFVVLALAYTYPIRVYLQQESEIAQLERAQAAQRADIAKTAQELEKWRDPEYIRIQARKELYYVRRGEAPLLVFDDPGAAARESDQKAPAAVPDRWYDTLWNSVRAADAEPSN
- a CDS encoding DUF501 domain-containing protein — its product is MDAPDPADLDIVAAQLGRPPRGTRAIAHRCPCGNPDVVETAPRLADGTPFPTMYYLTCPHATAACSRLESAGVMRDMQERLSTDPELAAHYAKAHQDYLDRRQAIDDVPEIRNVSAGGMPDRVKCLHVHLGHALAAGRGVNPFGDEVRDAVEPWWIDGPCVKPQPDE
- a CDS encoding amino-acid N-acetyltransferase gives rise to the protein MMIRRARTGDVRAIRSLVDTYTTDRRLLSKATVTLFESVQEFWVATDEADGSVVGCGALHVMWEDLAEIRTVAVHPSRRGQRLGHQIVAALLDQARELGVRRVFCLTFETRFFGSFGFTEIDGAPVPHAVYEQLLRSYDEGVAEFLDLERVKPNTLGNTRMLLHL